Sequence from the uncultured Flavobacterium sp. genome:
CGTGGCATTATATAAACTAATCAAAACTACCCTAATAATCTATAATTTGAGTTATCTTTGCACCCTTGTAAAAATATAAACGATTTAGAATGAAACGTGTAGTTGTTGGACTTTCTGGTGGAGTAGATTCTAGTGTTGCTGCTTATTTATTGCAACAACAAGGATACGAAGTTATTGGGCTTTTTATGAAAAATTGGCACGATGATTCAGTTACTATTTCTAACGAATGTCCTTGGTTAGAGGATAGTAATGACGCTTTATTAGTTGCTGAAAAACTTGGAATACCGTTTCAAACTGTCGATTTAAGCGAAGAATACAAAGAAAAAATCGTTGATTATATGTTCAACGAATACGAAAAAGGAAGAACTCCAAATCCTGACGTGCTTTGTAATCGCGAAATCAAATTTGATGTTTTCATGAAAATTGCCTTAAGTCTTGGTGCTGATTATGTGGCAACAGGACATTATTGTCAAAAAAGTGAAATTGAAGTTGATGGAAAACCTGTTTACCAATTAATTGCCGGAGCGGACAATAATAAAGATCAATCGTATTTTTTATGTCAATTATCGCAAGAGCAATTGGCTAAATCATTGTTTCCAATTGGTGCTTTGACGAAACCTGAAGTACGCGAAATTGCTGCTGAAATGGATTTAGTAACGGCTGAAAAGAAAGATTCTCAAGGATTATGTTTCATCGGGAAAGTTCGTTTACCGGAATTTCTGCAACAAAAATTACAGCCTAAAGAAGGTAAAATTGTTCAGATTGATAAAAACGATCCAATTTATACTATCGAAAAACCAACAGGTTTATCATTAGAAGAAGAGTTGAAATTAGAAGCTAAAAAGCGTGATTATCTTCCAACAATGGGAAAAGTGGTTGGAAAACATCAAGGTGCTCATTATTTTACAATCGGACAAAGAAAAGGTTTGAATGTAGGCGGAACGACAGATCCGTTGTTTATCATCGCTACAGATGTTGAAACCAATACTATTTATACAGGTTTAACAAGTCTGCATCCTGGATTATTCAAAAAAGCTTTATTTATTGAAAAATCTGAAGTACACTGGATTCGTACTGATTTGGCTTTAAAAGTTGGAGAAAAAATGGAAATTATGGCGAGAATTCGTTATCGTCAGCCTTTACAGAAAGCAACTTTACACCAATTTGAAGACGGAATGTATGTTGAATTTGAAGAAGGACAATCTGCAATTACAGAAGGTCAGTTTGTAGCTTGGTATTTCGATAATGAATTAGTTGGTTCGGGAGTAATTTCATAGCTTTATACTTTTTTACAAAGGATTTCCTTCTAAAAAAGTAAACTATGAAACACTACTACATTACATTTCTTTTATTGGTTTTTAGTACAGTTGCGTTTTCACAAGAAGATGCCTGGGTCTATTTTAAAAATAAACCAAATTTTCAGCATTTTTTAGACAATCCGTCTGAAATGCTTTCTGCGCGCGCTTTAGAACGCAGAACCAATCAGAATATTGCTCTTGATGTTACTGATGTTCCTGTTGAAGAAACTTACATTACTCAGGTAAAAGGCGCCACAGGAATTGTTGTAATGGCACAATCCAAATGGATGAACGCGCTTCATATTCGAGGAACTCAAACCGATATTGTGGCTTTAAAAACGCTCTCATTTGTTGATAAAGTAGTTTTTGCTAATAAAACTTTGAACACAACAGGCAAAAAAGTTTCGGAAAATAAAATTGCAAAGACAAAAGACAAACTCAATACTGCGATTGATTATGCTTACGGAAATTCAGCAAATCAAATTCAAATGCTTAACGGACAAGTTTTGCATCAGCAAAATTATACGGGATCAGGCAAGATAATTGCCGTTATTGATGCAGGTTTTCCGGGTGTAAATACAGCTCAGCCGTTTCAAAAACTGATTACTAATAATCAGATTTTAGGCGGATATGATTTTGTAAACAGAAACGATAACTTTTATACTGGCGATGATCACGGTACAAAGGTGCTTTCGACGATTGGCGGTTACAAAGAAAACGCTTTGGTAGGAACTGCTCCAAATGCTTCATTCTATTTATTTATTACAGAAAATGATGCCAGCGAAAATCCTGTTGAAGAATCACTTTGGGTAGAAGCTGCAGAAAAAGCTGATTATTTAGGAGTTGATATAATTACAACTTCACTGGGATATTTTGCGTTTGATAATGCTAATTATAGCCATACATATAATGACATGAACGGTGTTACAAACTTTATTTCTCGTGGAGCCGAAATCGCTTTTAGCAAAGGGATTGTTGTAGTTGCTTCGGCAGGAAATGAGGGAAGTACGGGAGAACCGCACATTGGCGCACCGGCTGATGCAGTTTCGGTTATAACGGTTGGTTCTGTTAACGCTGTAAAAGTAAAAGCGGGTTCAAGTTCTATTGGGCCAAGTTTTGATAATCGAATAAAACCCGATGTTATGGCGCAAGGTGCTGCAGCAGTTGTTTCTGATCCAACCGGAACCATTGGTACTGCAAACGGAACTTCATTTTCTTGCCCAATTATGGCAGGAATGATTGCGTGTTTATGGCAGGCTTTTCCAACAAAAACAAACAAAGAAATTCGACAAATGCTATTGGAATATTCTGATCGATATTCGGCGCCAAATAATAATTATGGTTATGGAATTCCAAATTTTGGAGCAACTTTGGGAGTTGAAGATTTTCAAAATGCGCTTTCAACGTTTTCGGTATATCCAAATCCTGCAGAAACTGTAGTTTCGTTTTCTTTTTCACAGGAAAATTATAACGCTTCGGTTAAAATTTATTCGGTTTTAGGACAAAAAGTAATCGAAAAACAAATAACAAATCAAGATCCATTTCTTTCTGTAGCATCTTTACAAAGCGGACTTTATTTTTATGCTTTTGATGTTGATGGTTTGCATAAAACAGGAAAGATAATTAAACAATAACAGCATTTTTGAATGAATAAAATTACGCAGCTTTTCAATATTAAATATCCAATTATTCAGGGAGGAATGATTTGGAATAGTGGTTATAAATTAGCTTCAGCAGTAAGTAATGCTGGAGGTTTGGGGCTTATTGGTGCAGGTTCAATGTATCCTGAAGTTTTGAGAGAACATATTCAGAAATGCAAAAAAGCAACTGATAAACCTTTTGGAGTTAATATTCCGATGTTATATCCAAATATTGAAGAAATCATGAATATTGTGGTTGAAGAAGGCGTTAAAATCGTTTTTACTTCGGCAGGAAATCCTAAAACCTGGACTTCTTTTTTAAAGGAAAAAGGAATTACAGTTGTACACGTTGTGAGTAGTAGTATTTTTGCTCTAAAAGCTCAGGAAGCAGGAGTTGATGCAATTGTTGCAGAAGGTTTTGAAGCTGGAGGACATAATGGACGTGATGAAACTACAACACTGACTTTGATTCCGATGGTGAAAGAAAAGATTCAGATTCCGATTATTGCTGCTGGCGGAATTGCCACAGGAAGAGGAATGTTGGCTACGATGATTTTGGGCGCTGATGGTGTTCAGGTTGGAAGTCGTTTTGCAGCATCGATAGAATCGTCTTCGCATGATAATTTCAAACAAACTATTGTGAATGTCAAAGAAGGTGATACGCAATTGACATTGAAAGAATTGGCGCCTGTTCGATTGATTAAAAATAAGTTTTATCAGGATGTTCAAAATCTATATGAAAGATGTCCTTCAAAAGAAGAATTGACTGAACTTTTGGGCAGAGCAAGAGCTAAAAAAGGAATGTTTGAAGGCGATCTTGAAGAAGGTGAACTTGAAATTGGTCAAATAGCCGGAATTATCCATGAAATTTTGCCAGTAGAACAAATTATTAAACAAATGATGGCCGATTTTGAAATTGCTTCCAAAGAAAAGGCTAAATTTGAGTTTTAATTACCTGCAAGAATATTATTATGAATACTATACGCATCTCTTTTTTGTTTCTTTTTTTGGCTTTTGGATTGCAACAGGTTCAAGGTCAGTCTTATCAATTTAAAACATCGGGATTTAGTGTTTTAGAAAAAAATGAAAAAGGAAAATGGGGCGAATGGTCCAATCTGGATTTGGTTAATCTATCTGTTATTTTAGACACCAATAAACACCGGATTGTAGTTTATTCGATGGAAATCCAACTTTTTAATATTGAAGATTATATCGAAAGAGAAGAAAATGATACTGATATCGTATACTCTTTTATGTGTAAAGATAATGACGGGAAAAATTGTAAACTCTCTATTATAACCCGCAAAAAGCAAGATTACCGCAAGCAACTTTATATCAACTACGACGATCATATTATTGTTTATAATATTTTTAGTGTGTAGTTATTAGATTAAACAATTTCAAAATACGAATAAAAAATATGAATGACTTAACTGTTAAGGAAGATCTTGACGAAACTAATGAATTTATTGAGTTTGAAAAACAAAAGATTTATTCAGCGAAAGCAATTTGGGGATTCTCAATAGTTTTTGCGCCAATTTTTGGAGGCGTTTTATTAATGCAAAATCTAAGAGACACTGATAGAAAAAAAGAAGCAAATCTTGTTTTATTAGTTTCTATACTATTAACATTGTTTACAATTCTAGTGGTGAATTTGTCACCAATTAAAACCTCAAGTTTTACATTTATTTGTAATATAATTGGAGGTGGGGTTTTATCGTATTATTTTCAAAAGAAGTATTTTCCTGATGAAGATAAATTCGAAAAGAAAACAATATGGAAAGCTTTAATTATTTCGATACTAATAATTATTCCTTTCGTATTTGCATTGATTTATTCGATGCAAGGATCTTAAATTATATTCAAAGTATATCTATATGCAACCCGACAAGTTTCTAAAACCTGTCGGGTTTGTTATTTAAAAAGTCTTCACTATTTAAGTATAATTTCGAAATATAAAATAAATACTATCTTAGATCTTCAGTAAACCAATAACTTAAGATATGAGTCAGGAGCAAATCAACTTAAAAAGAACGGCCCGAATTGCAGGTTTTATTTATTTACTTATTGCCTTAACGGGTGTTTTTGGAATCATGTATGTGCCGATGCAATTGATCGATTCCAGTAATTTGCCGTTAACAATGCGAACTATTTTACGTCACGAATTTCTTTTTCGTGCCGGTATTATGAGCAATTTGGTTTGTCAGACTTTATTTGTGTTTTTAGTTTTGCAGCTTTACAAATTGTTTCAGCAAGTGAGTAAACATTTGTCCAGAACTATGTTTGCATTAGTAATTGTTGGAGTTCCAATTGCGTTCGTAATTATTTTTAATCACTTGTTTGCTTTATTGTTATTAAAAGAAAATTTCATGAGAAGTTTTCCGCCAGCTCAATTGCAATTGTTAGTAATGGCATTTCTAAAAATGTACAACTACGGAAATGTCGTTATTGGTATCTTTTGGGGACTTTGGTTAATTCCTTTTGGACAATTAGTCTATAGATCAGGATTTATGCCTAAAATTTTAGGAATATTATTAATTATCGGTGGATCTGCTTATGTAATTGATGCATTTGCATTTGTGTTATTCCCAAGTTATCATTTTTCTGTAACAGGAATTATTGTTGGTTTGACATCTTCTGTTGCCGAGTTTGCAATGGTTTTTTGGTTATTGATTAAAGGAGTTCGGAAAGTTGCTGATTAAAGCGGTGGAAAGACTTAAATAAGGAAGAAAGAAGAAAGAGGCAAGAATCTAAAATACACGTAGAACCCGTTTTGTCCACGAATTTTGGAGTAAAATGGGTTCTGTTTTTTATAAATCCGTACCGCAATAGCTTGTAAATATTCGGTGTAAAAATATTTTTTGAAATACAGATTTATTTTAAAGTACTGAACTAAAATAAACTATATTTGAAGTGTTAAATTAATTTATATTCGACCACTTTTTAGTTAAAAAGTATTGTTGAAATTATGGATTAATTAAAAATATCAGTAAATCAAGAAAAAAAACTAACCAGTAAACACTGTGTATGAAGAAACTTTACTCACTATTATTATTTATTATTTTCGGAATTTTATCATCTAATGCGCAAGTCGTTGATGAAACATTTAAAGAACCAACGCCTTACAAAGCTGCGAAAATAACGGTTATAAAAGAACTTTCAGATGGTAAGATTTTACTGGGAGGAAATATCCAGTTCTTTAAAGAGAAAAAAGTTAGTAATCTTATACGCTTAAATGCGGATTATTCACTTGATGAAACTTTTGTTTTTAATGGAGATCCTAAGTCGGAAATTAAAGATGTCAAACTTCAAAGTAATGGAAATATGATTGTCTTAACTACTAAAGATAATCTTGGATATGCTGATTATTTTAAGTTGTATCAGCTTGGTTTAAATGGTGAAATTATAAAAGAAGTTAGCGATGTTTTTAATGCAACATCTATTGCAATTCAGGCCGATGATAAAATATTGGTTACTGGAGGAGCGCCAGGTTATTATGATTTTACAAGCTGTTATTTAAAACGATTCAATAGTGATTTTACTTTAGACGATACTTTCAATAATAACTTAGCTTTTAATGCAGCGACAAATAATGTTGTAGTATCCAGTAACGGAATATATGTAGGAGGAACTTTTACTGCTGTAGATGGAATTGCTAAAAACAGTCTGGTAAAATTGAACTCTGACGGTATTCTTGATACAACATTTGATGTTGGTGAAGGAACAAAAGGACAATTGTTTTCTTTGACACTTCAGGACGATGGTAAATTATTAATTGGAAGACATTTTTCAAGAATAATAGATACTCAGCCAATCAATAATATGTGCCGATTAAATCCGGATGGAACAGTTGATGAAACTTTTAATACTTATTATTTTAGTTTTCATGCCTCAACGATTGTCGTAAAAGATTCATTCATATATTTTGGAATGTTTGAACCTGCGGAATTTAATAGTTATATCGCCAAACTTAATCCTGATGGAACTTTAAATCAAAGTTTTACTCTTGGCAGATTAAATGAGAATGGAGAGATGTTTTTTACGTTAGGGATAGTAGGAGACAAAATTATTTACAACAATACAGGGAATGTAGGAAATAGATATGGTTTGTCTGTATGTGATTTTAATGGTAATCAGTTAGATTCTTCTTCATTAAATGCAATTCAATATGGCAGCTTTGACAAAGGGGAATATTTTGACGGGAAATTAGTTGTTAAAGGTGATTTTGTACGAGTTAATGATGTTGAAACTTTTGGTATTGCTTTGTTAAACGAAAATGGTTCGGTTGATGAATCGTTTGTTTTTCCTAAATATATTGGAAATGTAACGCAATTTCAGGTTATAGATAATACGACTATTTTTGTAAGTGCCAAAAAGAAGCTTTTAAAACTGAATAATAAAGGTGAAGTTTTGAAAGATTTTGATTTCCGTTATCTACAGTTAACTTCAGTGAAGAAATTCAAAGTTTTGACTACTGGAGACGTTTTGTTTTCTGATGAAAACGGATTATATAAGGTATTGGGAGAGGATGCATTTTTAAATTATAGTTTAAAATCTGAAACCTATCGTTGGTTTAGCGGTGTTAATTTTGAAGTTCAGGATAATAAAATAATTTTCACAGGTATTTACAATGATTATGATCATTATGATTATAAATTTATAAGATTTAATCTTGATAATACTGTTGATGAAACTTTCAAAATAAATGGTTCAGGACCTGATACGACAGTCAATAAAATTAAAGTGCTTGACAATGGAGAAATCATTGCTGCCGGAGATTTTTCAAATTTTAATGGAGTTCCTGTACCAAATCAAATTGTAAAGCTTTCAAAAGATGGTGAATTGGATTTGCAATTTATTGAAAACCAAAAAACAGGAACTATTGGTAATGGTAGTTATCATGATTACAGAAAAATTGAACAAGTAGGTGATGTTATATATATTACTGAAGGTGACGCAAATGTAACTGCAATTAATCTTGATGGTACATTTGTTAAGAATTTTGATATGCCATCTGTGATTGATAATATAACAGATCTTGTAGCTGTAGAAAATAAGGAAGAAACTGCTTCAAAAACGGGTCGTAAAGCTACTTTAGAAGGTAGTAAAAATAATTACATGTTTGCAATGGGAACGACGAAAAGTACAACAGGATTATCGTCAGTTATTGTGAAAGTTAATCTTGGAAAATCATCAGGTTCATTATCTGTTGGTCCAACGCCAGAGAAATTAGCTTCTAAAGTGCAAGTTTTCCCGGTTCCGGTTCAGGAGAAATTGAATTTATCATTTTCAACTACAGTTTTGCCAAACAAGATTTCAGTTTATTCGGTAAACGGAAATGAGTTATATACTGCCAAAGTGCAAAGTACAGATAATCTTGAAGTTGATATGTCTCAGTTTTCTTCGGGAATTTATTTTGTAAAACTTTTTTCTGATTCAGGAGTAATTACCAAGAAAATAGTTAAGAAGTAAAAAGAAAAAAGAAAATAGAAAAATAATAAAACCCGATAGATTTTTAAAAAAACTATCGGGTTTGTTATATAAAAGAACTTAGAATCTTAGAATCTTAGTTCCTTAGAACCTCAGAACCTTTTTTATTAAGAATCTATATCCTTAATAAACTCGTCATATTCTAAATAGAACATTTCAAGTGCATTCATTTTTTCAAAAAAGAAATCAAAAATGGTGTCCCAATTATTGCGATTGCTAAAACCTACACCTTGTTTTTCTATCCAGATTCGGCTTATGGTTTTACCACTTTCTAAAGTATAGTTTTTTTCAAAGACCAAATCTTTAATGAATTCCTCTTCAAGGATGTTTTTTAAAGCTTCAATTTTTTCAAAATAAGCAGTTCTTTTTTCATCATTTCGGGGTTCAATATCAATTAAAACCTGTGCTTTTTTATTGTCAACATAAAATTTAAAAGAGAAATCTTTAATTTTGGTATCATAAAGTACCCATTTACGTGGATATTTTTCGGCGAAAGCCACCCAAAATTCTCTTTTTATTCTCTGTGATTCTTCTTTACTGTACATTTTTTAAAGTTTGTATAGTCGTAACTATTTAATATTTGAATTTAGGATTATTTACGTGTAGAATACGCTGTTAGGTTTTTGATAATCAGAAACAGATAAATCTAACGTTCTATTGTGCAAATTTACGCTAAATATTTAGAACAAATTTCCAGACCTAAAATGTTTTTATTGTGCTATTTTGGATAGGATTTTCGAACTATAAACAAAAAATATTTCTTCTGTAAAATTTTGATTTTGATTGTCTTGACTTTGAAATTATAGTTTTTGGTTGTGTTAAAACTTGTGAACTGACGATTTCTAGAGTATATTTATATTTTATTTCAAATAACAAACGTCCTTTTTAATGGATTTTAAAGATTTTCTGCAACATGTTCCTGATTTAATTCCAGTTGAATTACCGGCACTTTCGTCACATCTAAAAATGGCTCCTAAAGAAAGAATAGAGTCTTTGAAGAACCATGATTTTAATGCCGAAAATCCGAGAATTGCTGCCGTTATGATGCTTTTTTATCCAAAAAATGGAAAAACACATCTGGTTTTAATCGTAAGAAATGCGTATAATGGAGTTCATTCTTCGCAAATTGCTTTTCCGGGAGGAAAATATGAAACTACCGATGCAAATTTTGAAGAAACAGCTTTAAGAGAAACACACGAAGAAGTAGGAGTGATGCCAAATAAAATTGAAGTTATCAAGCATTTTTCTCCAATGTATATTCCACCAAGTAATTTTTTGGTACATCCATTTTTGGGAATTTCAAAAGAAGAACTTTCCTTTTATCCGGATGTTAGAGAAGTTGCAGATATTATAGAATTGCCATTATCCGTTTTTTTGGATGATGAAATTATCATCGAAGCCACATTGTCAACTTCTTACGGGAACAATATTTTAGTTCCGGCATTTAATATTCAAAATCACATTGTTTGGGGAGCGACCGCAATGATTTTAAGTGAGTTGAGAGATGTGCTGAAAACGACTTTTGAAGAAAAATCGTAAAAACATAAAATTAACAATTTGATATTCATTTAAATAACAATTTATTTCCGAAATTGTTTTGTACTATTGCTAAAAGAATAATTTTTGTATGTTTGCGTCCTAACAAAAAACACATTAAAGAGCTATGGGATTGTTTAAACGAAATCCTTTTGGACATATATTATTCATCAAAAAATGGTTAATCCGTGTTTTGGGAGCCATGACGCATAGAAGATATAGGGGTTTTAATGAATTGCAAATCGAAGGATCTGAAATCATTAAATCACTTCCGGATACAAATGTTTTGTTTATTTCAAATCACCAAACTTATTTTGCCGATGTTGTAGCTATGTTTCACGTGTTTAACGCAAGTTTAAGCGGACGTGAAGATAATATTAAGAACATTGGTTATTTGTGGCAGCCTAAGATGAATATTTATTATGTAGCTGCCAAAGAAACGATGCAAGCTGGTTTATTGCCAAGAATTTTAGCTTATGTTGGAGCAATTACTGTCGAAAGAACCTGGCGTGCAAAAGGTGTTGATGTTACTGAAAAACGTGAAGTTAACCCAAATGACACCGAAAATATCAGAATTGCATTAGAAGATGGTTGGGTAATTACTTTTCCGCAAGGAACCACAAAATCGTTTAAACCAGTTCGAAAAGGAACTGCGCATATTATAAAGCAACATAAACCAATTGTAATTCCTATTGTTATTGACGGTTTCCGCCGTTCGTTTGACAAAAAAGGATTACGAATGAAGAAAAAAGGAATTTTACAATCATTTATCATCAAAGAACCTCTTGATATTGATTATGAAAACGATACCATCGAAGAAATTGTAGAAAAAGTAGAATACGCAATTGAACAACACCCATCATTTTTAAAAGTAATTCCAGCCGAAGTAATCAAAGTCGAGGAAGAACTTAACGAAATGAGAAGATGGAGTTACAAAGGACCAGAAGAATATTAGATTCTGGATTTTTTGTTTCAGGTTTTAATTGTTTCAAGTTTCAAGTTTTTTCAATCAAAATAAAAAAACTTAGAACCTTAGTAACTCAGAATCTTAGTTTCTTAAAAAACCTTTGAACCTTTGTACCTCTGCAACTTTGAACCTTTCGTTAGAAATCTATCTTCTTCAACTCCTTATAATTAGAATATAATCTACGCAATAGAGTTCCGTAAAGCAATCTGTAAAAACACCAGAACAGCCCGAAGAAACCTAGTATAACCAGAATTAATATTCCCACGGTTACAAACATTGCTTTTCCATTTACGGCTAGTTTTTCTCTTAAAAATGCCATGTCAGGATTGTAGACAAATGCGATAAAGAAACTTAAAATAGCAGTAACGACAATCATTCCCAGATTATACCACACATAATACTGAACCGTTTTTCTGGTTCTTAAAATCGCACTCATTAAAGATTTTGTTGCGACAGTTGTTGAAATTGTTTTGTAATTTTTGTAGAAAATGAAAACAAATATCAATACAACTACGTAATTGAAATAAGTTAAAAACTCAAGTGCAGTTACGATTTCAGGATGATTTATTTTTTGCAAAACATCATCAGTATTGATAAATAAATTGGAGAAAGTCCAAAATGAAATTTCCAAAATACTGATAATCAGAATCCACTTCACGATTGAAGATGATTTTTTGTGAATCATTTTGTAGATTTCTGTTTCAGAAATTTGTTGAAAAGAATCCGAGTTCTTTTTCCAGTCTTTTTTTAGTAAATCCAGTTCTTTCATAATAATTTTTAAGGATTTAGTATTTTTTTAAGTTTCCCTTTAATTCTGTTCATTTTCACGCGCGCATTCACTTCGCTGATTCCTAAGGTTTCGGCTATTTCTTGATAATCTTTGTCTTCTAAATACATAAAAACTAATGCTTTTTCGATGTCATTAAGCTGGTAAACAGCTTTATACATCAATTTAATCTGTTCTTCCTCTTCATAATTGTAATCGACATCTTTTACAAAATGCTGATGGCTTTCATATTCAACTGTCGATACGGTTCTTTTGGTTTTTCGGTATAATGTAATGGCTGTATTTAAGGCAACGCGATACGTCCAGGTCGAAAATTTACTATCGCCTCTAAATTTTGGATATGCCTTCCATAATTGTATGGTAATTTCCTGAAACAGGTCTTTATGAGCATCTTCGCCAGCAGTATATAATCTACAAATCTTGTGGATTATATTCTGATTTGCCTGCAATTGCGCAACAAATGACTGTTCTAGATTTTCGCTCATATTGTATTAGTGGTA
This genomic interval carries:
- a CDS encoding DUF4386 domain-containing protein — translated: MSQEQINLKRTARIAGFIYLLIALTGVFGIMYVPMQLIDSSNLPLTMRTILRHEFLFRAGIMSNLVCQTLFVFLVLQLYKLFQQVSKHLSRTMFALVIVGVPIAFVIIFNHLFALLLLKENFMRSFPPAQLQLLVMAFLKMYNYGNVVIGIFWGLWLIPFGQLVYRSGFMPKILGILLIIGGSAYVIDAFAFVLFPSYHFSVTGIIVGLTSSVAEFAMVFWLLIKGVRKVAD
- the mnmA gene encoding tRNA 2-thiouridine(34) synthase MnmA, giving the protein MKRVVVGLSGGVDSSVAAYLLQQQGYEVIGLFMKNWHDDSVTISNECPWLEDSNDALLVAEKLGIPFQTVDLSEEYKEKIVDYMFNEYEKGRTPNPDVLCNREIKFDVFMKIALSLGADYVATGHYCQKSEIEVDGKPVYQLIAGADNNKDQSYFLCQLSQEQLAKSLFPIGALTKPEVREIAAEMDLVTAEKKDSQGLCFIGKVRLPEFLQQKLQPKEGKIVQIDKNDPIYTIEKPTGLSLEEELKLEAKKRDYLPTMGKVVGKHQGAHYFTIGQRKGLNVGGTTDPLFIIATDVETNTIYTGLTSLHPGLFKKALFIEKSEVHWIRTDLALKVGEKMEIMARIRYRQPLQKATLHQFEDGMYVEFEEGQSAITEGQFVAWYFDNELVGSGVIS
- a CDS encoding lysophospholipid acyltransferase family protein, whose protein sequence is MGLFKRNPFGHILFIKKWLIRVLGAMTHRRYRGFNELQIEGSEIIKSLPDTNVLFISNHQTYFADVVAMFHVFNASLSGREDNIKNIGYLWQPKMNIYYVAAKETMQAGLLPRILAYVGAITVERTWRAKGVDVTEKREVNPNDTENIRIALEDGWVITFPQGTTKSFKPVRKGTAHIIKQHKPIVIPIVIDGFRRSFDKKGLRMKKKGILQSFIIKEPLDIDYENDTIEEIVEKVEYAIEQHPSFLKVIPAEVIKVEEELNEMRRWSYKGPEEY
- a CDS encoding DUF4268 domain-containing protein — its product is MYSKEESQRIKREFWVAFAEKYPRKWVLYDTKIKDFSFKFYVDNKKAQVLIDIEPRNDEKRTAYFEKIEALKNILEEEFIKDLVFEKNYTLESGKTISRIWIEKQGVGFSNRNNWDTIFDFFFEKMNALEMFYLEYDEFIKDIDS
- a CDS encoding nitronate monooxygenase encodes the protein MNKITQLFNIKYPIIQGGMIWNSGYKLASAVSNAGGLGLIGAGSMYPEVLREHIQKCKKATDKPFGVNIPMLYPNIEEIMNIVVEEGVKIVFTSAGNPKTWTSFLKEKGITVVHVVSSSIFALKAQEAGVDAIVAEGFEAGGHNGRDETTTLTLIPMVKEKIQIPIIAAGGIATGRGMLATMILGADGVQVGSRFAASIESSSHDNFKQTIVNVKEGDTQLTLKELAPVRLIKNKFYQDVQNLYERCPSKEELTELLGRARAKKGMFEGDLEEGELEIGQIAGIIHEILPVEQIIKQMMADFEIASKEKAKFEF
- a CDS encoding S8 family serine peptidase, producing MKHYYITFLLLVFSTVAFSQEDAWVYFKNKPNFQHFLDNPSEMLSARALERRTNQNIALDVTDVPVEETYITQVKGATGIVVMAQSKWMNALHIRGTQTDIVALKTLSFVDKVVFANKTLNTTGKKVSENKIAKTKDKLNTAIDYAYGNSANQIQMLNGQVLHQQNYTGSGKIIAVIDAGFPGVNTAQPFQKLITNNQILGGYDFVNRNDNFYTGDDHGTKVLSTIGGYKENALVGTAPNASFYLFITENDASENPVEESLWVEAAEKADYLGVDIITTSLGYFAFDNANYSHTYNDMNGVTNFISRGAEIAFSKGIVVVASAGNEGSTGEPHIGAPADAVSVITVGSVNAVKVKAGSSSIGPSFDNRIKPDVMAQGAAAVVSDPTGTIGTANGTSFSCPIMAGMIACLWQAFPTKTNKEIRQMLLEYSDRYSAPNNNYGYGIPNFGATLGVEDFQNALSTFSVYPNPAETVVSFSFSQENYNASVKIYSVLGQKVIEKQITNQDPFLSVASLQSGLYFYAFDVDGLHKTGKIIKQ
- a CDS encoding T9SS type A sorting domain-containing protein, with the protein product MKKLYSLLLFIIFGILSSNAQVVDETFKEPTPYKAAKITVIKELSDGKILLGGNIQFFKEKKVSNLIRLNADYSLDETFVFNGDPKSEIKDVKLQSNGNMIVLTTKDNLGYADYFKLYQLGLNGEIIKEVSDVFNATSIAIQADDKILVTGGAPGYYDFTSCYLKRFNSDFTLDDTFNNNLAFNAATNNVVVSSNGIYVGGTFTAVDGIAKNSLVKLNSDGILDTTFDVGEGTKGQLFSLTLQDDGKLLIGRHFSRIIDTQPINNMCRLNPDGTVDETFNTYYFSFHASTIVVKDSFIYFGMFEPAEFNSYIAKLNPDGTLNQSFTLGRLNENGEMFFTLGIVGDKIIYNNTGNVGNRYGLSVCDFNGNQLDSSSLNAIQYGSFDKGEYFDGKLVVKGDFVRVNDVETFGIALLNENGSVDESFVFPKYIGNVTQFQVIDNTTIFVSAKKKLLKLNNKGEVLKDFDFRYLQLTSVKKFKVLTTGDVLFSDENGLYKVLGEDAFLNYSLKSETYRWFSGVNFEVQDNKIIFTGIYNDYDHYDYKFIRFNLDNTVDETFKINGSGPDTTVNKIKVLDNGEIIAAGDFSNFNGVPVPNQIVKLSKDGELDLQFIENQKTGTIGNGSYHDYRKIEQVGDVIYITEGDANVTAINLDGTFVKNFDMPSVIDNITDLVAVENKEETASKTGRKATLEGSKNNYMFAMGTTKSTTGLSSVIVKVNLGKSSGSLSVGPTPEKLASKVQVFPVPVQEKLNLSFSTTVLPNKISVYSVNGNELYTAKVQSTDNLEVDMSQFSSGIYFVKLFSDSGVITKKIVKK
- a CDS encoding RNA polymerase sigma factor, translating into MSENLEQSFVAQLQANQNIIHKICRLYTAGEDAHKDLFQEITIQLWKAYPKFRGDSKFSTWTYRVALNTAITLYRKTKRTVSTVEYESHQHFVKDVDYNYEEEEQIKLMYKAVYQLNDIEKALVFMYLEDKDYQEIAETLGISEVNARVKMNRIKGKLKKILNP
- a CDS encoding CoA pyrophosphatase produces the protein MDFKDFLQHVPDLIPVELPALSSHLKMAPKERIESLKNHDFNAENPRIAAVMMLFYPKNGKTHLVLIVRNAYNGVHSSQIAFPGGKYETTDANFEETALRETHEEVGVMPNKIEVIKHFSPMYIPPSNFLVHPFLGISKEELSFYPDVREVADIIELPLSVFLDDEIIIEATLSTSYGNNILVPAFNIQNHIVWGATAMILSELRDVLKTTFEEKS